In bacterium, the genomic stretch CGCGCTCGTCGGCGTCGAGGCCGCGGGGCGGGGGCTCGCCACCGGGCAGCACGCAGCGTCGCTCAGCGCCGGCAGCCCCGGCGTGCTCCACGGGGCGTACAGTTATCTGCTGCAGGACGCGGGCGGGCAGGTGCAGCCGACTCACTCGATCTCCGCGGGACTGGATTACCCCGGGGTCGGCCCCGAGCACTCGTACATGAAGGACACGGGCCGGGCGCGGTACGTCGCCGTGACGGACGACGAGGCGCTCGAGGCGTTTCACCTGCTGTCCCGCACCGAGGGGATCCTCCCCGCCTTGGAGTCGGCGCACGCGATCGCGCACCTGAACACGCTGGCCCCAGCCCTCGGCCGCGACAAGATCATCGTCGTCAACCTGAGCGGCCGCGGCGACAAGGACGTCAACACGGTCGCGAAGGCGATGGGCGAAGACCTGGGAGTGCGCCGATGACGCGGGGCCGGTCGTCGGGCGCCACCCGTTCGGTCGGTGCCACGCGGGCGCCCCGCGCCGCACGGCGCCCCGCCGTAACACCGCACGAGGCCGCGCCCGCTCGGGAGAACCGGCTCGTGCGCATGTTCGCCGAAGCCAAGGCCGCCGGCCGGAAGGTGCTGATCCCGTACGTCATGGCCGGCGATCCGGACGCGGATGCAACCGAGCGCTTGGTCGAGACGCTCGTGGCCGCTGGTGCGGACGCGGTCGAGCTCGGGGTGCCGTTCAGCGACCCGATCGCAGACGGCCCCGTCAACCAGCGTGCCGGTTTCCGGGCGCTCGGACGCGGCATGAGCCTGGCGCGCGCGCTCGAGCTCGTCGCCCGCATCCGGCGCAACACCGGCGTGCCGCTTCTGTTCATGAGCTACTACAACCTGTACCTACACCACGGCCTGGTTGCGTTCTGCCGGGAGGCCGTGCATGCGGGGCTGGATGGCGTGATCACTGCGGACCTGCCGCCTGAAGAAGGTGGCGACTTGGTCGCCGCCGGCCGTGCGGCGGGTCTCGCAACCGTGTTTCTGCTCGCGCCAACCAGCACCGAGGAACGGATCCGCGCCGTGGCCGACGTGTCCACCGGTTTCATCTATTGCGTGTCCCGGACAGGGGTGACCGGGGTGCGGGACGAGGTGCCGGCGGACCTGGGGGCGCTCGTCGCCCGGATCAAAGCGGAGTCGGAGACCCCGGTGTGCGTGGGGTTCGGCATCAGCCGTCCGGGCCAGGCGAAGCAGGTCGCCCGCATCGCCGACGGCGTGATCGTAGGGAGCGTCCTCGTGCAGATGATCGAGGACGACCCCGAGGATTTCCATCGCGTCGGTACCTTCGTCCGCGAGCTCAAGGCGGCGGTGTTGGAAGCGTAGCCGGAGCCGCGCGAGATCGCGGACAAGGGCCGGGCGCCGGCCGTGCGTCGCGGGTCTCGGCGCAGCATCGCGACAAAGAGGCACACGCACTGCGCTCTCGGAGGCGCCATGGACCCAACGCGCGTGGGTCAGCGGCATACCCGCGCCACGAGGTCGCCCGGGCACGCGGGAGGACAGGCGACCACCTCGCACCCATGTTCGCCTCTCCGAGGAGAGGCGCCCGCTCGCCGGATTGACAACCGTCCGCCGCGGCGCGTACCGTGATGATAAGAGGGTGAGTCCAATCGCAGCGTTTCTCGGGAGGCGAAGGCATGCAGCCCACCACAGGTAGTGCCGCCGGTACCCCCGCCGAAGTCGCCGAGGGGCTTGAGGGGATCGTCGCCGCCTCGAGCAGCATCTGTTTCGTCGACGGGGTCGAGGGACGCCTGATCTACGAGGGGTACGATATTCACGATCTCGTGGCGCACGCCTCGTTCGAAGAGGTCGCGTACCTGCTGTGGCACGGCGAGCTTCCGACGCGGGCCCAGCTCGACGCCCTCAACGCGGACCTCCGGGCGGCGCGGCCGCTCCCCGAGCCGGTGATGCAGATTCTCAAGAGCGTGCCGAAGGACGCTCTGCCGATGGACGTCCTGCGGACCGCCGTCTCGGCGCTCGGCATCTACGACCCCGATTCCAAGGATGACTCCCGGCCGGCCAACGTGCGCAAGTCGATCCGGCTCACCGCGCAGATCGCGACGATCGTCGCCGCGATCGACCGGTTGCGCAACGGCAAGCCGGCCGTTGCGCCGGACGCCTCGCTCGGCCACGCCGCCAACTTCCTCTATATGCTGCGGGGCGAGAGGCCCACCGATACCGCGACCAAGACGGTGGACATCGCGCTCATCCTGCACGCCGATCACGAGCTGAACGCGAGCACCTTTTCGGCGCGGGTGACGGCGGCCACGCTCGCGGACATGCACTCGGCGATCACATCGGGGATCGGGACTCTCAAGGGCCCGCTCCACGGCGGTGCGAACGAGGCGGTGATGCGCCTGCTGCTCCGGATCGGCGAGGTCTCGAAGGCCGTGCCCACCGTCAAGCAGATGCTGGCCGAGAAGAAGAAGATCATGGGGT encodes the following:
- the trpA gene encoding tryptophan synthase subunit alpha, which translates into the protein MTRGRSSGATRSVGATRAPRAARRPAVTPHEAAPARENRLVRMFAEAKAAGRKVLIPYVMAGDPDADATERLVETLVAAGADAVELGVPFSDPIADGPVNQRAGFRALGRGMSLARALELVARIRRNTGVPLLFMSYYNLYLHHGLVAFCREAVHAGLDGVITADLPPEEGGDLVAAGRAAGLATVFLLAPTSTEERIRAVADVSTGFIYCVSRTGVTGVRDEVPADLGALVARIKAESETPVCVGFGISRPGQAKQVARIADGVIVGSVLVQMIEDDPEDFHRVGTFVRELKAAVLEA
- a CDS encoding citrate synthase, with amino-acid sequence MQPTTGSAAGTPAEVAEGLEGIVAASSSICFVDGVEGRLIYEGYDIHDLVAHASFEEVAYLLWHGELPTRAQLDALNADLRAARPLPEPVMQILKSVPKDALPMDVLRTAVSALGIYDPDSKDDSRPANVRKSIRLTAQIATIVAAIDRLRNGKPAVAPDASLGHAANFLYMLRGERPTDTATKTVDIALILHADHELNASTFSARVTAATLADMHSAITSGIGTLKGPLHGGANEAVMRLLLRIGEVSKAVPTVKQMLAEKKKIMGFGHRVYKTEDPRATHLRKMSEELCRQTNQLKWFEMSREIETFMLAEKKLHCNVDFYSASCYYALGIPIDLFTPVFAVSRISGWTAHVLEQFADNRLIRPRAEYVGPRNRTYVPIEKRG